In a single window of the Pandoraea pulmonicola genome:
- a CDS encoding LysR family transcriptional regulator: MKRQSWTSVDLNLLKAFSVLVSELSVAAAARRLNLSESAMSRTLGRVREAFGDPVLVRAGRSLVPTPRALSLQAKVNEMLEAAQEIFRADEPPNPAALERTFTIQCNEGFVVEFGAKLLGIVRASAPKVRLRFVTQREKSAEALREDFADVEIGVLGRSGPEIRLKTLLRDRFVGVVAPDHALAKRGHVSVSDYVSHEHVSVSRRGLVDGPIDNALRENDVVRDIAAVVSSFPAALAMARDSELIANVPFRQTAFARKGMHTFELPFETPQVVVSMMWHPKVDADAAHRWLRDCLQLACEE, translated from the coding sequence ATGAAACGCCAATCGTGGACGTCCGTGGATCTCAATTTGCTGAAAGCCTTCAGCGTGCTCGTGTCGGAGCTGAGTGTCGCCGCCGCCGCTCGACGGCTGAATCTGAGTGAATCGGCGATGAGCCGAACACTCGGTCGAGTCCGGGAGGCATTCGGCGACCCGGTGCTGGTTCGCGCAGGACGCTCGTTGGTCCCGACCCCGCGAGCGTTATCGTTGCAAGCGAAGGTCAACGAGATGCTCGAGGCTGCCCAGGAGATTTTCCGGGCCGATGAACCTCCGAATCCCGCGGCGCTCGAGCGCACGTTTACGATTCAATGTAACGAGGGGTTTGTCGTGGAATTCGGGGCAAAGCTGCTTGGCATCGTGAGAGCATCGGCGCCCAAAGTTCGATTGCGCTTTGTGACTCAGAGGGAAAAGAGTGCGGAAGCATTGCGCGAGGACTTTGCCGACGTGGAAATTGGCGTGCTCGGGAGAAGCGGTCCGGAGATTCGTTTGAAGACGCTACTGAGAGATCGCTTCGTCGGCGTGGTTGCACCGGATCATGCGCTGGCGAAGCGCGGGCACGTCAGCGTGAGCGACTACGTATCCCATGAGCACGTCAGCGTGTCGCGCCGTGGACTCGTCGATGGGCCCATCGACAATGCGTTGCGCGAGAACGATGTCGTTCGGGATATCGCGGCGGTCGTTTCCAGTTTTCCTGCTGCCTTGGCGATGGCGCGTGACAGTGAACTCATCGCCAACGTGCCGTTTCGCCAGACGGCATTCGCGCGAAAGGGGATGCACACCTTTGAGCTGCCATTCGAGACCCCGCAGGTCGTTGTCTCCATGATGTGGCATCCCAAGGTCGACGCAGACGCCGCCCATCGATGGTTGCGAGACTGCCTGCAATTGGCGTGCGAGGAATGA
- a CDS encoding SRPBCC family protein translates to MRTASEVKAAGSPRPLSVGRTYAAKRETVFRAWTTTDAVKRWFCPLGYTVPEATVEPRVGGVFELRMQSPEGESHWIRGRFVEIDDLKRLVIEMDVSDAKGHALFGALTTATFADVADGTRLEVEQRYTVHDPAYAWMPEGAGEGWKQTLDKLGREVLRELDAPTQRSVVHGSFRIERQYPASPSRVFRALTEREAKDRWFARGDGLTLIERTMDVRPGGTERARARWSSGMVSTFDAVYFDVVPDVRVVYAYEMHLDERKISASLATFELRPRDGGTHVVMTEQGAFFDGYDDAGSRERGSNFLLDALGASLVD, encoded by the coding sequence ATGAGGACAGCAAGTGAAGTAAAGGCCGCCGGCTCGCCACGCCCGTTGAGCGTCGGCCGGACGTATGCCGCCAAGCGCGAGACGGTGTTCCGCGCGTGGACGACGACGGATGCCGTCAAGCGCTGGTTCTGCCCGCTCGGCTACACGGTGCCCGAAGCCACGGTCGAGCCCCGCGTGGGCGGCGTGTTCGAGTTGCGCATGCAGTCGCCCGAAGGCGAGTCGCACTGGATTCGCGGCCGTTTCGTCGAAATCGACGATCTGAAGCGTCTGGTGATCGAGATGGATGTGAGCGACGCCAAGGGGCACGCGCTGTTCGGCGCGCTGACGACGGCGACGTTCGCGGATGTTGCCGACGGCACCCGGCTCGAGGTCGAGCAACGCTACACCGTGCATGATCCCGCCTATGCGTGGATGCCCGAGGGCGCAGGCGAAGGCTGGAAGCAGACGCTCGACAAGCTCGGCCGCGAGGTGTTGCGCGAGCTCGACGCGCCCACGCAGCGCAGTGTGGTGCACGGCAGTTTCCGCATCGAGCGCCAGTATCCGGCTTCGCCGTCGCGGGTGTTCCGCGCGCTGACCGAGCGTGAAGCCAAGGACCGCTGGTTCGCGCGCGGCGACGGCCTCACGCTGATCGAGCGCACGATGGACGTGCGCCCGGGCGGAACCGAGCGCGCCCGCGCACGCTGGTCGAGCGGCATGGTGTCGACGTTCGACGCGGTGTACTTCGACGTCGTGCCCGACGTGCGCGTCGTCTACGCGTACGAGATGCACCTCGACGAGCGCAAGATCTCGGCGTCGCTGGCAACTTTCGAACTCAGGCCGCGCGATGGCGGTACGCACGTCGTCATGACGGAGCAGGGCGCCTTCTTCGACGGCTACGACGACGCTGGCTCGCGCGAGCGCGGCTCGAACTTCCTGCTCGACGCCCTCGGCGCATCGCTCGTCGATTAA
- the kefC gene encoding glutathione-regulated potassium-efflux system protein KefC yields the protein MEHVPAWLLASLIYLAAAVIVVPLSRALGLGAIIGYLAAGIAIGPWGLGLVSRVEDVLHFAEFGVVLMLFLVGLELEPRRLWNLRRPIFGWGAAQVLGCAVLLFAAGIALGAPWRIALVAALGLALSSTAIALQVMAERNLLATPSGQAGFSILLFQDVAAIPILALLPLLADSVDSRMLTGTERAFEALKIVGVIAAIILGGRLALRPLLRWIANSRTPEIFTAASLLLVVAIAALMQWVGLSMALGAFLAGVLLAESEYRRELETDIEPFKGLLLGLFFIAVGMSIDFGVLLAQPLRMIAVVVGFMIMKGLVIHGLARTMRLPYQERPIFTLLLAQGGEFAFVVFQSAGPQVLPPAVSSFLIGAVALSMLVSPLLLVAIDKWLLPRYSVKGSPRMEEISEPQSANVVICGFGRYGQIVGRALVPQGVSITVLDHDPDTIESLRQFGFRVFYGDATRLDLLRIAGVASARAVVVAVDDADQSLEIVDLMREHFPHVPIVARARNVGHLFQLRDRGVQHIEREVFESSLRSARSVLEALGWPAAEAREATMAFRRANLQLTDEMYPTYQDRNKMIATAKEGRRQFEEQMTREREQRRAQRQVTFGWDDDTVPDTTPTPSSPPTSSASSGKPDSTADDRRM from the coding sequence ATGGAACACGTTCCGGCCTGGCTACTGGCCAGTCTCATCTATCTCGCGGCAGCGGTGATCGTCGTGCCGCTGTCCCGCGCGCTGGGCCTGGGCGCGATCATCGGCTATCTCGCGGCGGGGATCGCCATCGGTCCGTGGGGTCTGGGGCTGGTCTCCCGCGTCGAAGACGTGCTGCACTTCGCCGAGTTCGGCGTGGTGCTCATGCTCTTTCTCGTCGGCCTCGAACTGGAGCCGCGACGCCTCTGGAATCTGCGCCGGCCGATCTTCGGCTGGGGCGCCGCGCAGGTGCTCGGATGCGCCGTGCTGCTCTTCGCGGCCGGCATCGCGCTCGGTGCACCGTGGCGCATCGCGCTGGTGGCCGCACTCGGCCTGGCGCTGTCGTCCACCGCCATCGCGCTGCAGGTCATGGCCGAGCGCAACCTGCTCGCCACCCCGAGCGGACAGGCCGGGTTCTCGATTCTGCTGTTTCAGGACGTCGCCGCCATCCCGATCCTCGCGTTGCTGCCGCTGCTCGCCGATTCGGTCGACAGCCGCATGCTGACCGGCACCGAGCGCGCGTTCGAAGCCTTGAAGATCGTCGGCGTGATCGCCGCGATCATCCTCGGCGGGCGGCTCGCCCTGCGCCCGCTGCTGCGCTGGATCGCCAACAGCCGCACGCCGGAAATCTTCACGGCCGCGTCGCTGCTGCTGGTCGTCGCCATCGCCGCGCTGATGCAGTGGGTCGGACTGTCGATGGCGCTGGGCGCCTTCCTCGCGGGCGTGCTGCTCGCCGAAAGCGAATACCGGCGCGAACTGGAAACCGACATCGAGCCGTTCAAGGGATTGCTGCTCGGCCTGTTCTTCATTGCCGTGGGCATGAGCATCGACTTCGGCGTGCTGCTCGCGCAACCGCTGCGCATGATCGCCGTGGTGGTGGGCTTCATGATCATGAAGGGGCTGGTGATCCACGGTCTGGCGCGCACGATGCGACTGCCGTACCAGGAGCGGCCGATCTTCACGCTGCTGCTGGCCCAAGGCGGCGAATTCGCGTTCGTGGTCTTCCAGTCCGCGGGACCGCAGGTGCTGCCGCCGGCAGTGTCGTCGTTCCTGATCGGTGCGGTGGCGCTGTCGATGCTCGTCTCGCCGCTGCTGCTCGTGGCCATCGACAAGTGGCTGTTGCCGCGCTACAGCGTCAAGGGTTCGCCACGCATGGAGGAAATCTCCGAGCCGCAGTCGGCCAACGTCGTGATCTGCGGCTTCGGGCGTTACGGGCAGATCGTGGGCCGTGCGCTGGTGCCGCAAGGCGTGTCCATCACCGTGCTCGACCATGATCCCGACACCATCGAGAGCCTGCGTCAGTTCGGGTTTCGCGTGTTCTACGGCGATGCCACGCGGCTCGACCTGCTGCGCATCGCCGGGGTGGCGAGCGCGCGCGCCGTGGTCGTGGCCGTCGACGACGCGGACCAGTCGCTCGAGATCGTCGACCTGATGCGCGAGCACTTCCCGCACGTGCCCATCGTGGCGCGAGCGCGCAACGTCGGCCATCTTTTCCAGCTTCGCGATCGCGGCGTGCAGCACATCGAGCGCGAAGTCTTCGAGTCGTCGCTGCGCAGCGCCCGTTCGGTGCTCGAAGCGCTGGGCTGGCCGGCGGCCGAAGCACGCGAGGCGACGATGGCATTTCGCCGGGCGAACCTGCAACTGACCGACGAGATGTACCCGACGTACCAGGATCGCAACAAGATGATCGCGACGGCCAAGGAAGGCCGCCGTCAGTTCGAGGAGCAGATGACGCGCGAGCGCGAACAGCGTCGCGCGCAACGGCAGGTCACGTTCGGCTGGGACGACGACACGGTGCCCGACACGACGCCCACGCCATCGTCGCCGCCAACCTCATCGGCTTCATCGGGCAAGCCCGACAGCACGGCCGACGACCGGCGCATGTGA
- a CDS encoding bestrophin family protein, producing MIVRPNLHWLRMLFVVRGSILPKIAPQLVFTTIISILVTVAHGRIFEWKIPLTFVPFSLIGITLAIFLGFRNTTSYARYWEARVLWGSVLNETRALARQSMTLISDTSDSPRFVAYLIAFVHGMRHQLRGTDARADFERLLSPEDVACLARKQFKPIAILLMAGEWLRERRLESQIDAPLAQVMEMHLDRMGDAIGGCERIASTPIPFTYGVILHRVTYLYSVLLPFGLVDSIGPMTPVIVAFISYTFFALEAVSAEIEEPFGLEANDLALDAMTETIEQSLREILHRQHTARVRPRDHHIVT from the coding sequence ATGATCGTCCGTCCCAATCTGCACTGGCTGCGCATGCTTTTCGTCGTGCGCGGCTCGATCCTGCCCAAGATCGCCCCGCAGCTCGTCTTCACCACGATCATTTCCATTCTCGTGACCGTCGCGCACGGCCGCATCTTCGAATGGAAGATCCCGCTCACGTTCGTGCCGTTCTCGCTCATCGGCATCACGCTAGCGATCTTCCTCGGCTTTCGCAATACCACGAGCTATGCCCGGTACTGGGAGGCGCGTGTGCTGTGGGGCAGCGTGCTCAACGAGACCCGCGCGCTGGCGCGTCAGTCGATGACGCTGATCTCCGACACGTCCGATTCGCCGCGTTTCGTCGCTTATCTGATCGCGTTCGTGCACGGCATGCGCCACCAATTGCGCGGCACCGACGCGCGCGCCGACTTCGAGCGCCTGCTGTCGCCGGAGGACGTGGCGTGCCTCGCGCGCAAGCAGTTCAAGCCGATCGCGATCCTGCTCATGGCGGGGGAATGGCTGCGCGAACGGCGGCTCGAAAGCCAGATCGACGCACCGCTCGCACAGGTCATGGAGATGCATCTGGACCGCATGGGCGACGCCATCGGCGGCTGCGAGCGGATCGCCTCCACGCCGATTCCGTTCACCTACGGCGTGATCCTGCATCGCGTGACGTATCTCTACAGCGTGCTGCTGCCGTTCGGCCTGGTCGATTCCATCGGGCCGATGACGCCAGTGATCGTCGCCTTCATCTCCTATACCTTCTTCGCGCTCGAAGCCGTCAGCGCCGAGATCGAGGAGCCTTTCGGGTTGGAGGCGAACGATCTGGCGCTCGACGCCATGACCGAAACCATCGAGCAGTCGCTGCGCGAAATCCTTCACCGTCAGCACACGGCCCGGGTGCGGCCGCGCGATCACCACATCGTCACCTGA
- a CDS encoding DUF4148 domain-containing protein, with protein sequence MNRKNIAIALIAAVASLGAAGSFAAENGNNYPEVASQGQPLTRAAVLADLAQARAQCLIPHGDADYPVYVASGSVKSRAEVKTELAQARAEGLMAENDVNYPIVVSQGSNVSRADVKQELARARAAGELDVSQGS encoded by the coding sequence ATGAACCGCAAGAACATCGCAATCGCCCTTATTGCCGCCGTGGCTTCGCTGGGTGCTGCCGGCAGCTTTGCCGCCGAAAACGGCAATAACTACCCCGAAGTCGCTTCGCAAGGTCAGCCGCTCACGCGCGCCGCCGTGCTCGCCGATCTGGCGCAGGCCCGTGCGCAATGCCTGATCCCGCACGGCGACGCCGACTACCCGGTGTATGTCGCCTCGGGCTCGGTCAAGAGCCGCGCCGAAGTGAAGACCGAGCTGGCGCAGGCTCGCGCGGAAGGCTTGATGGCAGAGAACGACGTCAACTACCCGATCGTCGTGTCGCAGGGCTCGAACGTGTCGCGTGCCGACGTGAAGCAGGAACTGGCCCGCGCCCGTGCCGCCGGCGAACTGGACGTGAGCCAAGGCAGCTGA
- a CDS encoding ArsR/SmtB family transcription factor, with the protein MLDHDNALDLTFQALADTSRRAMLARLAQGPASVSALAQPLSMSLQAVMQHLSVLESAGLVRTEKTGRVRTCRIEPQALSLAERWINQRRHEWEGHLDRLGEYLASLPPEGEVHEDSK; encoded by the coding sequence ATGCTTGACCATGACAACGCCCTCGATCTGACCTTCCAGGCACTGGCCGATACCTCGCGTCGCGCGATGCTCGCGCGGCTGGCGCAGGGACCCGCGTCCGTGAGTGCGCTCGCGCAGCCGCTGTCGATGTCGTTGCAGGCGGTCATGCAGCACCTGTCCGTGCTCGAAAGCGCCGGCCTGGTGCGTACGGAAAAGACCGGCCGTGTGCGCACGTGCCGGATCGAACCCCAGGCGCTGAGCCTCGCGGAGCGATGGATCAATCAGCGTCGTCACGAGTGGGAAGGCCATCTCGACCGTTTGGGCGAGTATCTGGCCAGCCTGCCGCCCGAAGGAGAAGTTCATGAGGACAGCAAGTGA
- the mmsB gene encoding 3-hydroxyisobutyrate dehydrogenase, with product MATETQQGALRVAFIGLGNMGGPMAANLVRAGHAVRGFDLSGAAVERLASAGGTAAASIADAVRDAQVVITMLPAGEHVLAAYGGEQGVLANAPADAVLIDSSTVPPEIPRQLAKLARPGTPLLDAPVSGGTAGAAAGTLTFMVGGDAALVERMRALLGSMGRAIHHGGPLGAGQTLKLCNNMLLGILMAGTSEALRLGIANGLDPKVLSVVMQQSSGRNWTLEVYNPCPGVMENAASSRGYTGGFATDLMAKDLRLAHGAAEASNVATPLGDLARRIFEVHRANGHGALDFSSIFQDPVTLAQALDVK from the coding sequence ATGGCTACGGAAACACAGCAAGGCGCCTTGCGCGTCGCGTTCATCGGCCTGGGCAACATGGGCGGGCCGATGGCCGCCAACCTGGTCCGGGCAGGGCACGCCGTGCGCGGTTTCGATTTGTCCGGCGCCGCCGTCGAGCGGCTCGCGTCCGCGGGCGGCACGGCGGCCGCGTCGATTGCCGACGCCGTGCGCGACGCGCAGGTGGTCATCACGATGCTGCCCGCCGGCGAGCACGTGCTGGCGGCCTACGGCGGCGAGCAGGGCGTGCTTGCCAACGCCCCGGCAGACGCCGTGTTGATCGACAGCAGTACGGTGCCCCCGGAGATCCCGCGTCAGTTGGCCAAGCTCGCGCGCCCGGGCACGCCGCTGCTCGACGCGCCGGTCTCGGGCGGTACGGCCGGGGCCGCGGCCGGGACGCTCACGTTCATGGTCGGCGGCGACGCCGCGCTCGTCGAGCGCATGCGAGCGCTGCTCGGCAGCATGGGACGGGCCATCCACCACGGCGGCCCGCTCGGCGCCGGTCAGACGCTCAAGCTGTGCAACAACATGCTGCTGGGCATCCTGATGGCGGGCACGAGCGAGGCGCTGCGTCTGGGCATTGCCAACGGCCTCGATCCGAAGGTGCTCTCGGTGGTCATGCAGCAGAGCTCGGGCCGCAACTGGACGCTGGAGGTCTACAATCCGTGCCCCGGCGTGATGGAGAATGCGGCGTCCTCGCGCGGCTACACCGGCGGCTTTGCCACCGACCTGATGGCCAAGGACCTGCGCCTCGCGCATGGGGCCGCCGAGGCCAGCAACGTTGCCACGCCGCTCGGCGATCTGGCGCGCCGCATCTTCGAGGTGCATCGCGCCAATGGACACGGGGCGCTCGACTTCTCGAGCATCTTCCAGGATCCGGTCACGCTCGCGCAGGCGCTGGATGTGAAGTAG